From a region of the Betta splendens chromosome 5, fBetSpl5.4, whole genome shotgun sequence genome:
- the LOC114856126 gene encoding uncharacterized protein LOC114856126: METKPERHSMINGPLISVPHRDTIRLLEVYVKRSISLNDGNLIEKRKERKEKWVTKKHRRHSSDPSLHLDDQLNDEEASTVVEPLPVRSGPLPSEVSSAKPGKKSKKTKKPSFWKGLFSIFSRKSNEDKDDEPDSGPEAPDAFEDDNVSTAPTNCLPTPTITLQKKKSLRRKSSRRRASKKHRSLIKPNKLSQDHNLADITGVEAVEPTYSYYEKVSEELEKIVHEVKVKEEVRPLLDEELMNRILALTKEESDAIDDKLKDNSTLNNFFQGMSYTSFQRLADAYLEKEAPPTTEPLTVLPTAPELVKLAFTLDFTARIAGLSRQNLSHITCLGNRYLQDRFEYKQACTDHPWSDCDD, encoded by the exons ATGGAAACCAAGCCAGAGAGACACTCCATGATCAACGGCCCGTTGATTTCCGTGCCTCACAGAGACACAATCCGTCTGCTGGAGGTTTACGTCAAGCGCAGCATCAGCTTAAATGACGGGAACCTGATagagaagagaaaggagaggaaggaaaagtgGGTGACCAAGAAGCACCGCAGGCATTCCAGTGACCCCTCGCTTCACCTGGACGACCAGTTAAACGACGAGGAGGCCAGCACGGTGGTGGAGCCCCTCCCGGTCCGGTCTGGTCCGCTTCCCAGCGAGGTGTCCTCCGCGAAGCCCGGCAAAAAGTCCAAGAAGACCAAGAAGCCCTCGTTTTGGAAAGGTCTGTTCAGCATCTTCAGCCGGAAGAGCAACGAGGACAAAGACGACGAGCCGGACAGCGGCCCGGAGGCGCCCGACGCCTTCGAGGACGACAACGTGTCCACTGCTCCGACCAACTGCCTGCCGACACCCACCATCACGTTACAGAAGAAGAAGTCGTTGAGGAGAAAGTCCAGCAGAAGGAGGGCCTCCAAAAAACACCGCTCTCTGATTAAACCAAATAAACTGAGTCAAGACCACAACTTGGCCGACATCACTGGAGTGGAAG CTGTGGAACCTACGTATTCTTACTACGAGAAGGTGTCAGAGGAACTGGAAAAAATAGTCCACGAAGTTAAAGTCAAAGAGGAAGTTCGACCTCTTTTAGATG AGGAATTAATGAACAGGATCCTTGCTCTGACGAAGGAGGAGAGCGATGCCATAGACGACAAG CTCAAAGATAATTCCACCCTGAACAACTTCTTCCAGGGCATGTCGTACACCTCCTTCCAGCGCTTGGCTGACGCCTACCTGGAGAAGGAAGCGCCGCCGACCACCGAGCCTCTCACCGTCTTACCAACAGCACCCGAGCTGGTCAAACTGGCATTCACGCTGGACTTCACGGCCAGGATCGCCGGGCTCTCCAGGCAGAATCTGAGTCACATCACGTGTCTGGGGAACCGCTACCTGCAGGACAGATTCGAGTACAAACAG GCGTGCACGGATCATCCCTGGTCCGACTGCGATGACTGA
- the rplp2 gene encoding 60S acidic ribosomal protein P2, with the protein MRYVAAYLLAVLGGNTSPSAKDIKAILGSVGIEADDERLNKVISELNGKDINEVMNSGLSKLASVPAGGAVAAPAAAAATGAAGAGAAPAAAEEKKEEKKEESEESDEDMGFGLFD; encoded by the exons ATGCGTTACGTGGCCGCTTACCTCCTGGCTGTGCTTGGTGGAAACACCAGCCCCTCTGCAAAGGACATCAAGGCCATTTTGGGCAGTGTGGGAATTGAGGCCGATGACGAGCGCTTGAACAAG gtcataagtgAACTAAATGGGAAAGACATCAACGAAGTCATGAACTCAG GCCTGTCTAAGTTAGCCTCCGTTCCAGCCGGTGGAGCTGTAGCggcccctgctgctgccgctgccactGGGGCCGCTGGGGCTGgagctgcgcctgctgctg cggaagagaaaaaagaagagaagaaggaggaatcCGAGGAGTCCGATGAAGACATGGGCTTTGGGCTCTTTGATTAA